In one window of Tachypleus tridentatus isolate NWPU-2018 chromosome 2, ASM421037v1, whole genome shotgun sequence DNA:
- the LOC143241746 gene encoding uncharacterized protein LOC143241746: MSCCSFVMMTHFLANAVGILGLLSRSLQRADLSYDQAKAIIDGSILSIQLLVHIPGPYTQTAPKELPQVPDASGYTSYRGHDIKDIDKQCEKYRSAAESLVEEVVTRLQVAFPDTNIMSFFSIFSPCHSRAVSDEDNLKKLIELFSPFVNEDEALTEWLLLRNIMKQDAHKNRNMKSFYKEYIHQTQTFPNLSQLAAIGLIIPVTSVDCKR, encoded by the coding sequence ATGTCATGTTGCAGCTTTGTCATGATGACACATTTTTTGGCTAATGCTGTTGGCATTCTTGGACTTTTGTCAAGATCTCTACAGAGAGCCGATTTATCTTATGATCaggctaaagcaattattgatgggtcAATTCTGTCAATTCAGTTGTTGGTACACATCCCTGGTCCTTACACACAGACTGCACCGAAGGAACTCCCACAAGTTCCTGATGCCagtggttacacttcttacagaggccatgacatcaaagatattgataaacaatgtgaaaagtacagatcagctgctgagtcacttgttgaagaggtggtcacaagactacaagtagcattcccagacactaacatcatgtcatttttttcaatatttagcccatgTCACAGCAGAGCAGTATCTGATGAGGATAATCTGAAGAAACTCATCGAGCTCTTCTCTCCTTTCGTCAATGAGGATGAGGCACTGACTGAATGGCTGCTACTAAGGAACATAATGAAACAGGATGCTCACAAAAATAGAAACATGAAGAGCTTCTACAAGGAATACATCCACCAGACTCAAACATTTCCAAAtctgtctcagcttgcagcaattggattaataattccagttacatctgttgactgtAAGCGGTGA